In a genomic window of Aggregatimonas sangjinii:
- a CDS encoding permease, translating to MNDFLKQWGEAAYTTTGFFWMALWAFILGYIISSMIQIFVTEKRMQKAMGDNEGKSVLLGTFFGFISSSCSFAALASTKSIFKKGASFVSSIAFLLASTNLVIELGILISIFLGWQFVVGEYAGGILLIGISWVLIRIINPKKLIENARKNLEGQENDEMDDAKNWKKQIQQENSWARVAKKYKMEWQMVWKDVTVGFTIAGIVAAFVPDSFFETLFINSGQGNTDFTFLEILEHIVVGPVAAFLTFIGSMGNIPLAALLFGKGVSFAGVMAFIFSDLVVFPVLRINAKYYGWKMSFFILFLLFTALVGTALALHYSFDLLGILPDPSRVKIQDSEFFKIDYTFYLNIAFLAISAYLIYLGFFKKKDIEHSMSEMAPKSPLLESILKYAAFICYLWLAGGLIVKFLIQ from the coding sequence ATGAATGATTTTCTAAAACAATGGGGAGAAGCGGCCTATACGACTACCGGATTCTTCTGGATGGCGCTTTGGGCTTTCATATTGGGTTACATTATCAGTAGTATGATCCAGATATTTGTCACCGAAAAAAGAATGCAGAAAGCAATGGGCGATAATGAAGGGAAGAGTGTTCTACTCGGCACCTTCTTTGGCTTTATAAGCAGTTCGTGCAGCTTTGCGGCGCTGGCTTCGACCAAATCAATTTTTAAAAAGGGTGCGAGCTTCGTTTCGTCTATAGCCTTTTTGCTAGCATCTACCAATTTGGTGATTGAGCTCGGAATCCTTATTTCCATATTCTTAGGATGGCAGTTTGTGGTAGGGGAATATGCCGGGGGTATTCTTTTGATAGGAATTAGTTGGGTTCTCATTCGGATTATCAACCCTAAGAAACTGATTGAGAATGCCCGAAAAAATCTGGAAGGTCAGGAGAATGATGAAATGGATGATGCTAAAAATTGGAAAAAACAGATTCAGCAAGAAAACAGTTGGGCACGCGTCGCAAAAAAATATAAAATGGAATGGCAGATGGTCTGGAAAGATGTTACCGTAGGCTTTACCATTGCGGGAATCGTGGCTGCTTTCGTTCCCGATTCTTTTTTTGAGACGCTATTTATAAATAGCGGTCAAGGTAATACTGATTTTACATTTCTCGAAATTCTCGAACACATAGTAGTGGGGCCGGTCGCCGCATTTTTGACCTTTATCGGTTCTATGGGAAATATTCCGTTAGCTGCGCTTCTTTTTGGAAAAGGCGTAAGTTTTGCTGGGGTAATGGCCTTTATTTTTAGCGATTTGGTTGTTTTTCCCGTATTGCGTATCAATGCAAAGTACTACGGATGGAAGATGTCGTTCTTCATCCTATTTCTATTATTTACGGCTCTCGTTGGTACGGCCCTTGCCCTGCATTATTCGTTTGATCTGCTCGGTATTCTGCCAGACCCGTCACGGGTAAAGATTCAGGATAGTGAATTTTTTAAGATCGATTATACCTTCTATTTAAATATTGCCTTTTTAGCAATCTCAGCCTATCTGATTTATCTGGGCTTTTTCAAGAAGAAGGATATCGAGCATTCCATGAGCGAGATGGCACCAAAAAGCCCGTTGTTGGAAAGTATTTTAAAGTATGCAGCCTTCATCTGCTATTTATGGCTTGCTGGTGGACTGATTGTGAAATTCTTAATTCAATGA
- a CDS encoding TolC family protein, with protein MTKGVYILFSVFSFLSAQSQDLESYIQEAETNSPEVQAFEISYNIAKEKVEEANALPNTEVSAGVFVSEPETRTGAQKARFSVKQMLPWFGTITARENYASAVAEVDYLDVTITKRKLRLSVSQSYYKLYAITEKQKVLDENMRLLKTYERLALTSVEVGNASAVDVLRLQIRQNELQEQKEVLRQEYLSEQGVFNKLLNRKKTLAIDLIDSLTIVPVVEQTITELELHPELEKYDMLYESVTRSELLNQKEANPNLGFGLDYIPVAERAGMDFSDNGKDILMPMVSLSIPIFNNKYKSRTVQNEMRQEEINAHKSNRRNLLQTILNTSLSDKEAARIKFNTQMKNLKQARNAEEILIKNYETGTIDFNDVLDIQELQLKFQMNQIEALKNYYSQMAVINYLTNQY; from the coding sequence ATGACAAAAGGAGTCTATATTCTCTTTTCAGTTTTCTCTTTTCTTTCAGCACAAAGTCAAGACTTGGAATCGTATATCCAAGAAGCGGAAACCAATAGTCCTGAGGTACAGGCATTTGAAATAAGCTACAACATAGCCAAGGAAAAAGTGGAAGAGGCGAATGCATTGCCCAACACAGAGGTAAGCGCAGGAGTCTTCGTAAGTGAACCTGAAACCCGAACAGGGGCACAAAAGGCACGGTTTTCGGTCAAGCAGATGCTTCCTTGGTTCGGTACCATAACCGCTAGGGAAAACTACGCCAGTGCCGTGGCTGAGGTCGATTATTTGGATGTAACGATTACAAAGAGGAAATTGCGGCTATCCGTTTCGCAATCCTACTATAAACTGTACGCTATCACGGAAAAGCAGAAAGTTCTCGACGAAAATATGCGATTGCTAAAAACCTATGAGCGCCTGGCATTGACCTCCGTGGAAGTGGGCAATGCCTCCGCGGTGGACGTATTGCGTTTGCAAATCCGTCAAAATGAACTGCAAGAGCAAAAGGAGGTACTGAGGCAGGAATACCTTTCGGAGCAAGGCGTTTTTAATAAGTTGCTGAACCGAAAGAAAACACTTGCCATCGACCTAATCGATAGCTTGACGATAGTCCCTGTGGTGGAACAAACCATCACCGAATTGGAACTGCATCCCGAACTCGAAAAGTACGACATGTTATACGAATCCGTAACACGATCCGAACTATTGAACCAAAAGGAAGCGAATCCCAATTTAGGTTTCGGATTGGATTACATTCCCGTCGCAGAAAGGGCCGGAATGGATTTTAGCGATAACGGCAAGGATATTTTGATGCCGATGGTATCGCTCTCCATTCCCATTTTCAACAACAAATACAAATCCCGTACGGTGCAAAATGAAATGCGTCAAGAGGAAATCAATGCGCATAAATCGAATCGGAGAAATCTACTGCAGACTATTTTAAATACTTCCCTAAGCGATAAGGAAGCGGCCAGAATCAAATTCAATACACAAATGAAGAATTTGAAACAGGCCAGGAACGCAGAGGAAATCCTGATTAAAAATTATGAAACGGGAACCATCGATTTTAACGACGTACTTGACATTCAAGAACTGCAATTGAAGTTTCAGATGAATCAAATTGAAGCCTTAAAAAACTATTATTCACAAATGGCTGTCATTAACTATTTAACGAATCAATACTGA
- a CDS encoding heavy metal translocating P-type ATPase encodes MKHTYHIHGMTCNGCRTHVEKTLSKVEGVTKASVNLEKAEATIEMENHIPIENFQEALKKDGGSYSIHKPGEQPHLTFPKDGNKTQERKAPYGGLGGGTFYCPMHCEGDKTYDKPGDCPVCGMDLVEEQNLSATTSEQWTCPMHPEIIRDEPGSCPICGMDLVPMKPNLSAEEKTLKKLLKKFWIAVAFTLPIFLIAMSEMLSNNPLYDLMEQKNWNWIQFALSIPVVFYATWMFFERAYRSIKTWNLNMFTLIGFGAGVAWLFSVFGMFFPDFFPAQFKSESGSVHVYFEAATVILTLVLLGQVLEARAHSKTNSAVKELLKLAPNKAIKVVDGEEQEVAIDKIELGDVLRVKPGDKIPVDGVLTEGHTSIDESMITGEPIPIDKFEGDKVSSGTINGNQSFLMKAEKIGSDTLLSQIIHMVNDASRSRAPIQKLADTVSGYFVPIVVIIAIITYGVWAIWGPEPTYVYALVNAIAVLIIACPCALGLATPMSVMVGVGKGAQNGVLIKNAEALEKMDKVDTLIVDKTGTITEGKPTAEKVGSFANDFTDSKVLQYIISLNSQSEHPLAEATVKYGKEQKAEFLKAERFNAVTGKGVEGTVNEKKVALGNAKMMEQVNATVSEAMEDEAQSYQKQGKTVSYLAIDGSTVGFIVIGDKIKETSKKAIKALQDKGIEVIMLTGDNHDTAQAVASELDLADFKAGMLPEDKLKEVEKLQKNGRTVAMAGDGINDAPALAKSDVGIAMGTGTDVAIESASMTLVKGDLHGIVKARNLSNKVMRNIKQNLFFALVYNVLGVPIAAGVLYPFFGVLLSPMIAAAAMSFSSVSVIANALRLRTARINL; translated from the coding sequence ATGAAGCACACCTATCACATACACGGAATGACCTGCAATGGATGCCGAACGCATGTCGAGAAAACACTTTCCAAAGTTGAAGGGGTAACCAAAGCATCCGTCAATTTAGAAAAAGCCGAGGCGACCATTGAGATGGAGAATCACATTCCCATTGAAAATTTTCAAGAGGCTTTGAAAAAAGATGGCGGTTCGTACTCCATCCATAAACCGGGCGAGCAGCCCCACCTAACCTTCCCAAAGGATGGGAATAAAACACAAGAAAGGAAAGCCCCCTATGGGGGATTAGGGGGCGGTACTTTCTACTGCCCGATGCATTGCGAGGGCGATAAGACCTATGATAAACCGGGCGATTGCCCTGTCTGCGGAATGGATTTGGTAGAAGAACAAAACCTATCTGCAACGACCTCTGAACAATGGACGTGCCCAATGCACCCAGAGATTATAAGGGATGAACCGGGAAGCTGTCCCATTTGCGGAATGGATTTAGTGCCAATGAAACCCAACCTTTCCGCAGAGGAGAAGACCTTAAAGAAACTGCTCAAAAAGTTTTGGATAGCTGTCGCGTTCACCCTGCCCATCTTTCTGATTGCGATGTCCGAAATGTTGTCCAATAATCCACTTTATGACCTCATGGAGCAGAAAAACTGGAATTGGATTCAGTTCGCGCTTTCCATTCCAGTAGTGTTCTATGCCACTTGGATGTTCTTTGAACGTGCCTACCGAAGCATCAAAACATGGAACCTGAACATGTTTACATTAATCGGTTTCGGTGCAGGGGTAGCATGGCTTTTCAGTGTTTTCGGGATGTTCTTCCCCGATTTCTTTCCGGCCCAATTCAAATCGGAATCGGGTAGCGTTCATGTCTACTTTGAAGCGGCAACGGTTATCTTAACCCTAGTGCTTTTAGGTCAAGTTTTGGAAGCACGGGCGCATAGTAAGACCAATTCCGCGGTAAAGGAATTGTTGAAACTTGCCCCGAATAAGGCCATCAAGGTTGTTGATGGCGAAGAACAAGAAGTGGCTATCGACAAAATCGAACTGGGAGATGTGCTTCGCGTAAAGCCAGGCGATAAAATTCCTGTGGATGGTGTGTTGACTGAAGGACATACTTCAATTGATGAATCGATGATAACGGGCGAACCCATTCCCATAGATAAATTCGAAGGGGATAAGGTCAGCAGTGGTACCATCAATGGCAACCAATCCTTTCTGATGAAGGCCGAGAAAATAGGTTCGGATACGTTGTTGTCGCAAATCATCCATATGGTCAACGACGCTAGCCGCAGCCGTGCGCCAATCCAAAAACTGGCCGATACGGTTTCAGGGTATTTTGTGCCAATAGTGGTCATCATAGCGATCATCACTTACGGGGTTTGGGCTATTTGGGGACCCGAACCTACCTATGTGTATGCCCTGGTCAATGCTATTGCCGTGTTGATAATCGCCTGTCCCTGTGCCTTGGGATTGGCTACGCCGATGTCCGTCATGGTCGGTGTGGGGAAGGGTGCACAGAACGGGGTGCTCATCAAAAATGCGGAAGCCCTTGAAAAAATGGACAAGGTAGATACATTGATCGTGGACAAGACCGGGACGATTACCGAGGGAAAACCGACGGCCGAAAAAGTGGGTTCATTTGCTAACGATTTCACTGATAGTAAAGTGCTGCAATATATCATTTCGCTCAACAGTCAAAGCGAACATCCTTTAGCGGAAGCAACAGTAAAGTACGGTAAGGAACAAAAAGCGGAATTCCTAAAGGCCGAAAGGTTTAATGCCGTTACCGGAAAGGGTGTCGAAGGAACCGTCAACGAAAAGAAAGTGGCTCTGGGTAACGCCAAGATGATGGAACAGGTCAACGCAACTGTTTCCGAGGCGATGGAAGATGAAGCCCAATCGTATCAAAAGCAGGGTAAGACCGTTTCGTATCTCGCCATTGACGGGAGTACCGTCGGCTTTATTGTGATAGGGGATAAAATCAAGGAAACCAGTAAGAAGGCCATCAAAGCTTTACAGGACAAAGGTATCGAAGTCATCATGCTGACAGGGGATAATCACGACACCGCACAGGCTGTGGCCAGCGAACTCGATCTAGCCGATTTTAAGGCGGGAATGCTTCCAGAGGATAAATTGAAAGAAGTCGAAAAACTTCAAAAAAATGGAAGAACGGTCGCGATGGCGGGGGACGGCATCAATGATGCCCCGGCGCTAGCCAAAAGTGATGTGGGGATTGCAATGGGTACCGGAACCGATGTCGCCATTGAAAGCGCTTCCATGACTTTGGTAAAAGGTGATTTGCACGGTATTGTAAAGGCCCGGAACCTGAGCAATAAAGTGATGCGGAATATCAAGCAAAACCTTTTCTTTGCGCTTGTTTACAATGTTCTAGGTGTACCGATTGCGGCGGGTGTGCTGTACCCGTTTTTTGGAGTATTGCTTTCTCCAATGATAGCAGCGGCTGCCATGAGCTTTAGTTCTGTCTCTGTTATAGCAAATGCATTAAGGCTACGAACGGCAAGAATTAATTTATGA
- a CDS encoding efflux RND transporter permease subunit: MLNKGIKFLIENKLVAVLILLLFVGWGTVNAPFNWDTGILPSDPVAVDAIPDIGENQQIVFTKWPGRSPQDIEDQISYPLTTSLLGIPGVKTIRSSSMFGFSSIYIIFEEDVEFYWSRSRILEKLNSLSSNLLPEGVNPALGPDATGLGQIFWYTLEGRDEDGNVTGGWDLQELRSIQDYYVKYALSAASGVSEVSSIGGYVQEYQIDVNPELMKQYTIGLHQVVNAVKQSNRDIGAQTLEINQAEYLVRGLGYVKSLDDIKNAVVTSEDFTSIRVKDIANVSLGPAVRRGILDKEGAEVVGGVVVARYGANPLEVINNVKDKIKELSSGLPSKELSDGRTSQLTIVPFYDRTELIQETLGTLNEALTLEILITILVIIIMVFNLRASVLISGLLPVAVLMVFIAMKLFGVDANIVALSGIAIAIGTMVDVGVILSENIIRHLDENKDKLPINEVVYNASAEVSGAILTAVMTTVISFIPVFTMIGAEGKLFRPLAFTKTFALTASIIVALFLIPPFAAFLFRKKRSKSIMGYVFSILLVVIGLIAVVYGYWLGLALMAFGTIRPLKNAEIAGRLFNGFSLSDKQASLLNILISATAIVFLLATYWRPLGLDRSIFINLIFVGFICFGLLGVFILFRKYYTRILQWALRNKLAFLSIPTVIVVFGILIMQNTGKEFMPALNEGSFLLMPTSLPHAGVEENKRVLQQLDMAVASIPEIETVVGKAGRTESALDPAPMSMYENIIQYKSEYMQNETGKRQRFKVNDDGLFALRDGNFLLNPNTVLEENTSGYTESEIENFSEIRYENLIPDDSGEYYRNWRPEIQYPDDIWNEIVRVTRLPGVTSAPKLQPIETRLVMLQTGMRAPMGIKVKGQDLREIEAFGIQLENILKEAEGVKDEAVFADRIVGKPYLLIDIDREALARYGILVEDVQRVLEVAVGGMTLTQTVEGRERYGVRVRYPRELRENPTDIKNIYVPVAKGSPIPLSELVTIRYEKGPQVIKSEDTFLVGYVLFDKLDGFAEVNVVENAQALIQEKIANGELVVPKGINYQFTGTYENQLRAEKTLSVVVPLALFIIFLILYFQFRSVSTSLMVFTGIAVAFAGGFLMIWCYGQDWFLNFNFFGENLRDLFQMHTINLSVAVWVGFIALFGIATDDGVVMATYLTQTFDRNKPKTLEAVRASVVEAGEKRIRPCLMTTATTILALLPVLTSTGRGSDIMIPMAIPSFGGMLIALITLLVVPVLYSWRAEYSLEKRERNIENRLKTEVQ, from the coding sequence ATGCTCAACAAAGGCATTAAATTTCTAATAGAGAATAAATTGGTTGCGGTATTAATCCTCCTTCTCTTTGTGGGGTGGGGTACCGTCAATGCACCCTTTAATTGGGATACCGGCATTCTACCAAGCGACCCTGTTGCGGTCGATGCCATTCCCGATATCGGCGAGAACCAGCAGATTGTCTTCACCAAATGGCCAGGACGTTCGCCTCAAGATATCGAAGACCAGATTTCCTATCCGTTGACCACATCGCTTTTGGGTATTCCGGGGGTCAAGACGATACGGAGTTCCTCGATGTTCGGGTTCTCCAGCATTTATATCATTTTTGAGGAGGATGTGGAATTCTATTGGAGCCGCAGCCGTATCCTTGAAAAATTGAATTCGCTTTCCAGTAATCTCTTGCCGGAAGGCGTGAATCCCGCACTGGGTCCGGATGCCACGGGATTGGGTCAAATATTCTGGTACACCCTTGAAGGGAGGGACGAAGATGGAAATGTAACCGGCGGTTGGGACTTACAGGAGTTACGAAGCATTCAGGACTATTATGTAAAATATGCTCTATCCGCAGCAAGCGGGGTTTCCGAAGTGTCCTCCATTGGGGGCTACGTACAGGAATATCAAATCGATGTGAATCCCGAATTGATGAAGCAGTACACTATCGGTCTTCATCAAGTGGTCAACGCCGTCAAGCAAAGTAATCGCGACATCGGGGCACAGACCTTGGAAATCAACCAAGCAGAATATTTGGTACGAGGTCTAGGTTATGTAAAGTCTTTGGATGATATCAAAAATGCCGTGGTCACTTCTGAGGATTTTACCTCGATTCGTGTGAAGGATATTGCCAATGTTTCCCTTGGTCCAGCGGTTCGTCGCGGAATTCTTGATAAGGAAGGTGCCGAGGTAGTTGGCGGGGTCGTGGTAGCCAGGTATGGAGCAAACCCCTTAGAGGTCATCAACAATGTCAAGGATAAAATCAAGGAGCTCAGCTCCGGACTCCCTTCCAAAGAATTAAGCGATGGCCGTACATCGCAATTGACCATTGTCCCTTTTTATGACCGTACCGAACTCATTCAGGAAACCCTGGGAACGCTCAATGAAGCATTGACCTTGGAAATACTGATTACCATCTTGGTCATCATTATCATGGTATTCAATCTCCGGGCCTCCGTGCTCATTTCAGGGCTTTTGCCCGTAGCCGTTTTAATGGTTTTCATCGCCATGAAGTTATTCGGGGTCGATGCCAATATCGTGGCCCTTTCGGGTATTGCCATCGCCATTGGTACGATGGTCGATGTCGGGGTCATCCTTTCCGAAAATATCATTCGGCATTTGGACGAGAACAAGGATAAGCTCCCCATAAATGAAGTAGTTTACAACGCTTCCGCTGAAGTCTCAGGTGCCATTTTAACAGCGGTAATGACCACCGTTATCAGTTTTATTCCCGTGTTCACGATGATCGGTGCCGAAGGAAAATTATTCCGTCCGTTGGCGTTCACAAAGACCTTCGCGTTAACGGCTTCCATTATTGTTGCCCTGTTTTTAATTCCACCGTTTGCAGCTTTCCTCTTTAGAAAGAAGCGTAGCAAAAGTATAATGGGATACGTATTCAGCATACTACTCGTCGTTATCGGACTTATCGCGGTAGTGTACGGCTATTGGTTAGGACTGGCGTTAATGGCATTCGGGACCATAAGACCTTTAAAGAACGCTGAAATTGCAGGGCGTTTGTTCAATGGGTTCTCGTTATCCGACAAACAGGCCAGCCTTTTGAATATCCTAATTTCGGCAACGGCCATTGTATTCCTTTTGGCAACTTACTGGAGACCCTTGGGCTTGGACAGAAGTATTTTTATCAACCTGATTTTTGTAGGGTTCATATGCTTTGGATTGTTGGGCGTGTTCATCCTATTCAGAAAATACTATACGCGCATACTGCAATGGGCATTGCGGAATAAATTGGCCTTTCTCTCCATACCGACGGTCATTGTTGTTTTCGGGATACTGATTATGCAAAATACGGGCAAGGAGTTTATGCCTGCTCTTAACGAAGGTTCTTTTTTATTAATGCCAACCTCGCTTCCGCATGCGGGCGTCGAGGAGAACAAACGCGTATTACAACAGTTGGATATGGCAGTTGCCAGCATCCCGGAAATCGAAACGGTCGTGGGCAAGGCAGGACGCACGGAATCCGCATTGGATCCCGCGCCTATGTCGATGTACGAAAACATCATCCAGTACAAATCGGAGTACATGCAGAACGAGACCGGAAAGCGCCAACGCTTTAAAGTCAATGATGATGGTTTGTTTGCGTTGAGGGATGGTAATTTCCTTTTGAACCCGAATACAGTTCTCGAAGAGAACACTTCGGGGTATACCGAATCCGAAATCGAGAATTTCTCGGAAATCCGTTATGAAAATCTAATCCCTGATGACAGCGGCGAATACTACAGAAACTGGCGGCCAGAAATACAATACCCAGATGACATTTGGAATGAAATCGTGCGTGTGACACGATTGCCCGGAGTGACATCCGCACCAAAGTTACAGCCCATCGAAACCCGGCTGGTCATGTTACAGACCGGTATGCGTGCGCCCATGGGCATCAAGGTAAAAGGCCAAGATCTACGAGAAATCGAGGCTTTTGGAATCCAGTTGGAGAATATTTTAAAGGAAGCGGAAGGTGTAAAAGACGAAGCCGTATTCGCCGATAGAATCGTGGGCAAACCGTATCTCCTTATCGATATTGATAGGGAGGCTTTGGCCAGATATGGCATTTTAGTCGAAGACGTACAACGGGTCTTGGAGGTTGCCGTTGGCGGGATGACCCTGACCCAGACCGTTGAGGGAAGGGAGCGTTACGGCGTGCGGGTACGTTACCCTAGGGAACTTCGCGAAAATCCGACGGATATAAAGAATATCTATGTCCCAGTGGCAAAAGGCAGTCCGATTCCTTTGAGCGAATTGGTCACGATTCGCTATGAAAAAGGGCCACAGGTCATCAAAAGTGAGGATACGTTTTTGGTCGGCTATGTCCTCTTTGATAAATTGGACGGTTTCGCGGAAGTGAACGTGGTGGAAAACGCCCAAGCCCTCATCCAAGAAAAAATCGCCAATGGCGAATTGGTCGTTCCCAAAGGCATCAATTATCAATTTACGGGTACGTATGAAAATCAGCTACGAGCCGAAAAGACCTTATCGGTAGTAGTGCCTTTGGCCTTGTTCATCATCTTTTTAATCCTGTATTTCCAATTTCGTTCGGTATCTACTTCGTTGATGGTATTTACAGGAATTGCCGTAGCCTTTGCCGGGGGCTTCTTGATGATTTGGTGCTATGGCCAGGATTGGTTCCTCAACTTCAATTTCTTCGGGGAGAACCTACGCGATTTGTTCCAAATGCATACCATCAACCTTAGCGTAGCGGTATGGGTAGGATTCATAGCACTCTTTGGTATCGCGACGGATGATGGCGTGGTCATGGCCACCTATCTCACACAGACTTTTGACCGGAACAAACCAAAGACTTTGGAAGCGGTCAGGGCATCGGTCGTTGAAGCAGGTGAAAAACGGATTCGTCCTTGTCTCATGACAACGGCCACAACGATTCTGGCATTGCTGCCCGTTTTGACCTCAACGGGAAGGGGAAGCGATATTATGATCCCCATGGCCATTCCTTCTTTTGGGGGAATGTTGATTGCGCTGATTACCCTGTTGGTGGTTCCGGTGCTGTATAGTTGGAGGGCTGAGTATTCATTAGAAAAGAGAGAACGGAATATAGAGAATAGACTAAAAACCGAAGTACAATGA
- a CDS encoding DUF3347 domain-containing protein has product MKISKTNMMNRNKILVVSAAVTMTFVSCGEQKNKKDAEISTPQAVEQSKIETADIADASFSDEMTGKVFRKYQQLRVALVNSDADEVQTVAGNLAESFSQEREDMKTMALAMAEAADIEKQRELFSEFTEKVEPILKESISEGTIYKQFCPMAFDGKGGYWISDVDEIRNPYYGDKMLKCGKVVEEIQ; this is encoded by the coding sequence ATGAAAATCAGTAAAACAAACATGATGAATCGAAACAAGATATTAGTGGTAAGTGCTGCGGTGACTATGACTTTCGTATCCTGTGGAGAACAAAAAAACAAAAAAGATGCAGAGATCAGCACCCCACAGGCAGTAGAACAATCGAAGATTGAAACTGCGGATATCGCGGACGCTTCTTTCTCTGATGAAATGACCGGAAAGGTATTCCGTAAGTACCAACAATTACGAGTGGCCTTGGTCAATTCCGATGCCGACGAAGTACAAACGGTTGCGGGAAATCTTGCGGAAAGTTTTTCGCAAGAACGGGAAGATATGAAAACAATGGCTTTGGCCATGGCAGAAGCGGCGGATATTGAAAAACAGCGCGAACTCTTTTCGGAATTCACGGAAAAGGTCGAACCTATATTGAAGGAGTCCATCTCCGAAGGAACGATTTACAAACAATTTTGCCCCATGGCTTTTGATGGTAAGGGCGGCTATTGGATCTCCGATGTAGATGAGATTCGCAATCCGTATTACGGCGATAAAATGCTCAAATGCGGTAAGGTAGTCGAAGAGATACAGTAA
- a CDS encoding acetolactate decarboxylase, protein MKKIRSIVLAGLIVAGCTIAPKTQNVKFSGALRTMMSGNLEATISLDSLSRKSHLYALGAFENLKGEIQIFDGEAFNTSVDSNEVSFDRSFNEKAALLVYAEVTSWQSKAIPTEINTLNELEEFIEKRAKQSGLSMEKPFPFLITGKVDSLQWHVIDWVEGDTLHTHQKHQESGLNGTLKDRDIEIIGFFSKSHKAVFTHHTRFVHMHFKDKYEEIAGHVDELRLGSNMELKLPKI, encoded by the coding sequence ATGAAGAAAATACGCTCCATAGTTCTCGCAGGTCTGATAGTAGCAGGTTGTACTATTGCCCCTAAAACTCAGAATGTTAAATTCTCAGGGGCGCTACGCACAATGATGTCGGGTAATTTAGAGGCAACAATCTCTTTGGATTCGCTTTCTCGAAAGTCGCATTTGTACGCCTTGGGCGCTTTTGAAAATCTCAAAGGCGAAATTCAGATTTTCGATGGTGAGGCTTTCAATACCTCGGTAGATTCCAACGAAGTTAGTTTTGACAGGAGTTTTAATGAGAAGGCAGCATTACTCGTTTATGCCGAAGTTACAAGTTGGCAAAGCAAAGCAATTCCAACGGAAATAAATACGCTAAACGAACTGGAAGAATTTATTGAAAAACGAGCAAAGCAATCAGGTTTGAGTATGGAAAAGCCATTCCCGTTTTTAATCACTGGAAAGGTTGATTCACTGCAATGGCATGTTATCGACTGGGTTGAAGGCGATACGCTTCATACGCATCAAAAACATCAGGAATCGGGTTTAAACGGCACCTTGAAGGATAGGGATATTGAGATAATTGGCTTTTTCTCTAAATCGCACAAGGCTGTTTTTACCCATCATACCAGATTTGTTCATATGCACTTCAAGGATAAGTATGAAGAAATAGCTGGTCATGTAGATGAACTACGCTTAGGCTCGAACATGGAATTGAAATTGCCTAAAATCTAA